Proteins from one Corynebacterium epidermidicanis genomic window:
- a CDS encoding peptidylprolyl isomerase, protein MTLKTATATLHTNRGDIVVELFGNHAPKTVANFVGLADGSKEYKTANASGTNEGPFYDGAIFHRVIDGFMIQGGDPTGTGTGGPGYKFEDEIHPELRFDRAYLLAMANAGPGTNGSQFFITVAATPWLNGNHTIFGEVTDAASQKVVDEIATTQTGAMDRPINDVVIESITIA, encoded by the coding sequence ATGACTCTTAAGACCGCTACTGCGACGCTGCACACCAACCGCGGCGACATCGTCGTCGAACTCTTCGGTAACCACGCCCCAAAGACTGTTGCTAACTTCGTCGGGCTGGCTGACGGCTCCAAGGAGTACAAGACCGCAAACGCCTCCGGCACCAACGAAGGCCCGTTCTATGACGGCGCCATCTTCCACCGTGTCATCGACGGCTTCATGATCCAGGGCGGCGACCCAACCGGCACCGGCACTGGTGGCCCGGGCTACAAGTTCGAAGACGAAATCCACCCTGAGCTGCGCTTCGACCGCGCATACCTGCTGGCTATGGCAAACGCCGGCCCAGGAACCAACGGTTCCCAGTTCTTTATCACCGTGGCTGCTACCCCTTGGCTGAACGGTAACCACACCATCTTCGGTGAGGTCACCGACGCTGCCTCCCAGAAGGTCGTCGACGAAATCGCCACCACCCAAACCGGCGCCATGGACCGCCCGATTAACGACGTCGTGATCGAATCCATCACCATCGCGTAA
- a CDS encoding cation diffusion facilitator family transporter, producing the protein MGHHHDHAHGHAHEATNRRRLALAFAITLGILLAELVGAWLTDSLALIVDAGHMLTDASGLLMALTAANLALRPPTLRHTWGLRRAEVLAAGTQATILAGVGLYGVIEGCRRLFDPVSVSASGLLWFGVIGLLGNVLAIAVLAGGDKESINVRAALLEVVNDALGSVAVIVSALAMTWFGWSRADSLASIFIAILILPRAWMIVRESGAILLEATPVGLDLAEVRRHVLENEHVLDVHDLHASQITTGLPILTAHVVLREECFHHGHAPQVLDALQQCLAEHFPVSVKHSTFQFEPPGHQDHEDSCSITPH; encoded by the coding sequence ATGGGTCACCATCATGATCATGCACACGGGCACGCACACGAGGCAACCAACCGGCGTCGATTAGCGCTGGCCTTCGCGATCACGCTGGGCATTTTGCTCGCCGAGCTCGTCGGGGCGTGGCTCACCGACAGCCTGGCCCTCATCGTCGACGCAGGCCACATGCTTACCGACGCCTCCGGCCTCCTCATGGCGTTGACCGCCGCGAACCTCGCGCTTCGTCCACCGACCCTCCGGCACACGTGGGGGCTGCGGCGCGCGGAGGTTTTGGCGGCCGGCACCCAGGCGACGATTCTGGCTGGTGTCGGCCTGTACGGCGTCATCGAGGGGTGCCGGCGACTCTTTGATCCGGTGAGCGTGTCCGCAAGCGGGTTGTTGTGGTTCGGGGTGATTGGGCTGCTCGGCAATGTGCTGGCGATCGCGGTGCTCGCCGGGGGAGATAAGGAAAGCATCAACGTGCGGGCGGCCCTCCTGGAAGTCGTGAACGATGCGCTGGGCTCCGTGGCAGTGATCGTCTCGGCGCTGGCGATGACCTGGTTCGGGTGGAGCAGGGCCGACTCTCTGGCGTCGATTTTTATTGCGATCCTTATCTTGCCGCGCGCGTGGATGATCGTGCGGGAGTCCGGCGCGATTTTGCTCGAAGCGACCCCAGTGGGCCTGGATCTTGCCGAGGTGCGCCGCCATGTACTCGAAAATGAGCACGTCCTGGACGTGCATGACCTCCACGCCTCACAGATCACGACGGGTTTGCCGATCCTTACCGCGCATGTGGTGCTGCGCGAGGAGTGTTTTCACCACGGCCATGCTCCGCAGGTCCTCGATGCCTTGCAGCAGTGCCTGGCGGAACATTTCCCCGTGAGTGTGAAGCATTCGACGTTCCAATTTGAACCCCCGGGGCATCAGGACCACGAAGATTCCTGCAGCATAACGCCCCATTGA
- a CDS encoding rhomboid family intramembrane serine protease has product MTPIPVVFKRWYVQAPVTVLLCLAILLVYVVTALQSLSLADNLASSSLAQAWVLFLPDMGASWFGPLRALGTAFLHVGPTHLVLNVLLLFLFGREVEQTWGSKMMAMVFVTAAVGSSAFSVLMAPGSRSAGASGVGYALMILLVLIVARRGGDLRAPLVLIAVNVVFSLTMPNIALWGHVGGLLVGALQTAALSFRSGGARWGGIWAVLGLGIGLLMWQVVRLFPHWWEAGF; this is encoded by the coding sequence ATGACCCCCATCCCCGTCGTATTCAAGCGCTGGTACGTCCAAGCCCCGGTCACCGTCCTGCTATGCCTGGCAATCCTGCTGGTGTATGTGGTCACGGCCCTGCAGTCCCTGTCTTTAGCGGACAATTTGGCATCTTCCTCGCTGGCTCAGGCTTGGGTGCTGTTTCTGCCAGATATGGGAGCCTCCTGGTTTGGGCCGTTGCGGGCACTGGGCACCGCGTTTCTTCATGTGGGGCCAACTCACCTGGTGCTCAATGTGCTGTTGTTGTTCCTGTTTGGCCGGGAAGTGGAACAGACGTGGGGTTCCAAAATGATGGCGATGGTGTTCGTCACGGCGGCCGTGGGATCTTCGGCGTTCTCGGTGCTCATGGCGCCGGGATCCCGTTCTGCTGGTGCCTCCGGGGTGGGTTATGCCCTGATGATTTTGTTGGTGCTCATCGTGGCTCGTCGCGGTGGGGACCTGCGGGCACCACTTGTGCTTATCGCGGTGAACGTGGTGTTTTCGTTGACGATGCCGAACATTGCGCTGTGGGGACATGTGGGCGGGCTCTTGGTGGGCGCTTTGCAGACCGCTGCTTTGTCTTTCCGTAGCGGGGGTGCTCGTTGGGGTGGAATATGGGCGGTTTTGGGGCTCGGTATTGGGTTGTTGATGTGGCAAGTAGTGAGATTGTTCCCCCACTGGTGGGAGGCAGGCTTCTAG